A single region of the Triticum dicoccoides isolate Atlit2015 ecotype Zavitan chromosome 2B, WEW_v2.0, whole genome shotgun sequence genome encodes:
- the LOC119361354 gene encoding uncharacterized protein LOC119361354, whose translation MASSGSRTRPPCADQEDMPKTWLEASLDKKKEKDVPTPPCWCGDVCKLKVSTDRNKSWTEGRRFFVCPNYAHDRRRPTNAYDIPPSPPPLCKYFTWIDHEVPKDIQEDQRADWLRRQRLFEESYARGLERERREKEARERKKREQERAHKEKAARQEERASKLARARDAREEDEARDKKGKWPRTTQ comes from the exons atggcttcatccggttccaggaCGAGGCCACCGTGCGCGGACCAAGAGGACATGCCGAAGACGTGGTTGGAGGCCAGTTtggacaagaagaaggagaaggatgtgCCCACACCACCATGTTGGTGTGGTGATGTTTGCAAGCTGAAGGTGTCCACTGACCGCAACAAGTCATGGACAGAAGGTAGAAGGTTTTTCGTGTGTCCCAACTATGCACATGATCGTCGAAGGCCAACTAACGCATATGACATACCACCG TCCCCTCCTCCACTTTGCAAGTACTTCACTTGGATAGATCACGAGGTACCAAAAGATATCCAAGAGGACCAACGTGCAGATTGGTTACGGAGGCAGCGCCTATTCGAGGAGTCCTATGCACGGGGATTGGAGCGGGAGCGTCGTGAGAAGGAGGCTCGTGAGCGCAAGAAGCGTGAGCAAGAGAGGGCACACAAAGAGAAGGCGGCTCGTCAAGAAGAGAGGGCAAGCAAACTTGCAAGGGCTCGCGATGCACGAGAGGAGGACgaggcacgtgacaagaagggaaAGTGGCCCCGGACTACTCAGTAG
- the LOC119366148 gene encoding BTB/POZ and MATH domain-containing protein 1-like: MAAYQCELSSAIVAESEDRSFVFKVRVYSRAKQLLKCGECVTSPPFTVQGHDWVLMYYPNGRLATGAAAGYMSLVLDTADGKDVTVKARNISVLDKNGLPGRYYGTMFENIMFETPVSFTSRNSYLCLMVRKAGLEHSGDIIEDSFSIRCDLTLKDIGEQFVVVPPSDMHLHFGSLLESMDGADVAFLVGGEKFSAHRLVLAARSSVFRAELLGAMKEKTDSLIEISDMEPHVFRSLLHFIYTDSLPDLEIEMASEQGEAHGGDVVMASHLLVAADRYDIERLKLICEHKLCSHIDTNMVATSLALAEQHRCHGLKVACLQFLASPSNLEAMMASDGYQHLKRSCPSALKDLIASLLPVTMKAAKDIIMEI; encoded by the coding sequence ATGGCGGCATATCAGTGCGAGCTTTCTTCAGCCATCGTGGCCGAATCCGAGGACAGGTCGTTCGTGTTCAAGGTGCGTGTATACTCAAGGGCCAAGCAGCTGCTCAAGTGCGGCGAGTGCGTCACCTCGCCCCCGTTCACCGTCCAAGGCCACGACTGGGTGCTCATGTATTACCCCAACGGCCGCTTGGCAACAGGTGCTGCTGCAGGTTACATGTCCCTGGTTCTTGACACCGCCGACGGCAAGGATGTGACCGTCAAAGCCAGGAACATCAGCGTGCTTGACAAGAATGGCCTGCCAGGCCGCTACTACGGCACCATGTTTGAAAACATCATGTTTGAGACGCCTGTCTCCTTCACCAGCAGAAATTCGTATCTGTGCCTCATGGTCAGGAAGGCAGGCTTGGAGCACTCAGGGGACATAATAGAGGACTCTTTCAGCATCAGATGTGATCTCACTCTCAAGGATATCGGCGAGCAGTTTGTCGTGGTCCCTCCGAGCGACATGCATCTGCATTTCGGCAGCCTTCTGGAGAGCATGGATGGAGCCGACGTCGCCTTTCTTGTCGGCGGGGAGAAGTTCTCGGCTCATAGGCTCGTGCTTGCTGCCAGGTCATCCGTGTTCAGGGCAGAGCTCCTCGGCGCCATGAAGGAGAAAACCGACAGCCTCATTGAAATCAGTGACATGGAACCTCATGTGTTCAGGTCCCTGCTCCATTTCATATACACCGACTCGCTGCCTGATCTTGAGATTGAGATGGCCAGCGAGCAAGGTGAAGCACATGGAGGAGATGTGGTGATGGCTAGCCATCTACTCGTGGCAGCAGACAGGTACGACATCGAGAGGCTGAAACTGATATGCGAGCACAAGTTATGCAGCCACATTGATACCAACATGGTGGCGACAAGTCTGGCCTTGGCCGAGCAGCATAGGTGCCATGGGCTTAAGGTAGCTTGTCTACAGTTCCTTGCTTCTCCTTCCAATTTGGAGGCCATGATGGCGAGTGATGGCTATCAGCATCTCAAGAGGAGTTGCCCATCTGCCCTTAAGGACCTAATTGCTAGTCTCCTGCCGGTCACAATGAAAGCGGCCAAGGATATTATCATGGAAATTTAA
- the LOC119368662 gene encoding uncharacterized protein LOC119368662 has protein sequence MHDEMGRELLLCVNDANVALSHPPGGALSERTLRSTMEKFKKRFHKMAAMLSCHGAQSSDVYAPGSRAARANKRRYVQNEEDIEEEVNEEEPAHQEEPTHHDEHEYDATHQEDHEYDVDAPQPSQVTQPTQGNARSRKGKAIAKTPGQKGRKKIWNTQFHSPEYPHQFMPAGMQRYKSNIDAEAEEASEEEEHEASEEEEHTLADIVKRGRKK, from the exons ATGCATGACGAAATG GGCAGAGAGTTGCTTCTGTGCGTCAACGATGCCAATGTTGCACTGAGTCATCCACCTGGTGGTGCATTATCTGAGAGGACTCTTAGGAGCACGATGGAG AAGTTCAAGAAGCGGTTCCATAAGATGGCAGCTATGCTTTCTTGCCATGGTGCTCAGTCCAGTGACGTGTATGCACCAGGTAGCCGCGCCGCCAGAGCTAATAAACGGCGTTATGTCCAGAACGAAGAGGACATAGAGGAGGAGGTCAATGAAGAGGAGCCAGCACATCAAGAGGAGCCAACACATCATGATGAGCATGAGTatgatgcaacacatcaagaggatcatgagtatgatgttgatgctccacaaccatcACAGGTTACACAACCGACACAAGGCAATGCCCGCTCTAGAAAAGGCAAAGCAATAGCTAAGACACCGGGCCAGAAAGGTAGAAAGAAGATATGGAacactcaattccatagtccggagtatccTCATCAATTTATGCCTGCGGGAATGCAAAGATATAAGTCGAACATTGATGCAGAGGCGGAGGAGGCTAGCGAAGAGGAGGAGCATGAGGCTAGCGAAGAGGAGGAGCATACACTTGCAGATATCGTGAAGAGAGGAAGGAAGAAGTGA